In Apium graveolens cultivar Ventura chromosome 10, ASM990537v1, whole genome shotgun sequence, the following are encoded in one genomic region:
- the LOC141692273 gene encoding auxin response factor 19-like isoform X1 has product MKTPANAAGASMANPSEGAEKKSLINQELWQACAGPLVNLPAAGTHVVYFPQGHSEQVAASMKKDVDAQIPNYPNLPSKLLCLLHNVTLHADPETDEVYAQMTLQPVPSFDKDSLLRSDLSMKANKPQTEFFCKTLTASDTSTHGGFSVPRRAAEKIFPPLDFTMQPPAQELVARDLHDNVWTFRHIYRGQPKRHLLTTGWSLFVSGKRLFAGDSVLFIRDEKQQLLLGIRRANRQPPNLSSSVLSSDSMHIGILAAAAHAAANNSPFTVFYNPRASPSEFVIPLAKYYKAVCSSQISLGMRFRMMFETEESGTRRYMGTITGISDLDSVRWKNSQWRNLQVGWDESTAGERRNRVSVWDIEPVTAPFFICPSPPFFRSKRPRQPGMPDDETSDLDNIFRRTMPWLGDDFGMKDPQALPGLSLVQWMNMQQNSSQGNSGQPNYMNSLPGSVLPNFTGPDLSRQLGFQTPQIPMQNNIQFNAQRTTQQTQQLDQLQKLAPSSLNSISSMMQSQQQQQQQQMTDITQQQRQNCSSQTLPATQVQTQSLQPQNQMLQQQPSIPNHQLHRSMSQSLQQQPQHQQQIVSQTQQQNMISSQQSDQVSQQLHMSENQIQMQLLQKLHQQQQSLLAQHSGLQHPSQLSQLQDQQRQLLDSSQSYSRSTSTSQVQEMPQMITSSLPQTHAIPQEMTRNNSQTNFGFSHPSQQSKLQQQSGLLPEFSGHLGHNQPPMANHFSAGGSSLLTGAAGGQSGITDDVPSCSTSPSTNNSPNVIPSTINNRARNSNLGDELAQSSAMLLNYGSMETFSAHANLAKDSHQKPDIKATLNMSTSPSQGFLAPQTFLNAAGTQMDYLDSSSSATSGRLSQNDIHLQNSNTLCFNSQSIPFRDSSHEGEVHVDPRNNIPYEANIASQLNMSMIPDTMIGKELNGSGKDFSNNLSSDGGMLSNYENPKEAQPELSSSIVSQSFGVPDMAFNSIDSTMNDSSFLNSGAWAPAPQFQRMRTYTKVYKRGAVGRSIDIARYSGYEELKRDLARRFGIEGQLEDRHRIGWKLVYVDLENDVLLVGDDPWEEFVNCVRCIKILSPQEVQQMSLDGDFGNSALPNQACSSSDGGNV; this is encoded by the exons ATGAAAACGCCGGCAAATGCTGCCGGAGCTTCTATGGCCAATCCCAGTGAAG GAGCGGAGAAAAAAAGTTTAATAAATCAGGAGTTATGGCAAGCTTGTGCTGGACCTCTGGTGAACTTACCGGCAGCTGGGACCCACGTCGTCTACTTCCCTCAGGGACATAGTGAACAG GTGGCAGCATCTATGAAGAAGGATGTAGATGCTCAAATTCCAAACTATCCTAATCTTCCCTCAAAGCTGTTGTGCCTGCTTCACAATGTGACATTACAT GCTGACCCTGAAACAGATGAGGTCTATGCTCAGATGACACTCCAGCCCGTTCCTTCG TTTGACAAGGATTCGCTGCTAAGATCTGATCTGTCAATGAAAGCGAATAAACCGCAAACAGAATTCTTCTGTAAAACTTTGACCGCAAGTGATACAAGCACACATGGTGGATTTTCTGTCCCCCGGCGTGCAGCAGAGAAAATTTTCCCTCCACTT GATTTCACCATGCAACCACCTGCTCAAGAACTTGTTGCTAGGGATTTGCATGACAATGTTTGGACATTTCGTCATATTTACCGTG GGCAACCAAAACGTCACTTGCTTACTACTGGGTGGAGTTTGTTTGTGAGCGGTAAGAGGCTTTTTGCAGGGGACTCTGTATTATTTATTAG GGATGAAAAGCAACAGCTTTTGTTGGGTATTAGACGGGCGAATCGCCAACCCCCTAATTTATCATCGTCAGTGTTATCTAGTGATAGCATGCATATAGGAATTTTGGCTGCAGCCGCCCATGCAGCTGCCAACAATAGTCCATTTACAGTATTTTATAATCCAAG GGCTAGTCCATCAGAATTTGTGATTCCTTTAGCTAAGTACTACAAAGCAGTATGTAGTAGCCAAATTTCTCTTGGTATGCGTTTTCGGATGATGTTTGAAACTGAGGAGTCAGGCACCAGAAG GTATATGGGCACAATTACAGGAATCAGTGACCTGGACTCTGTGAGATGGAAGAACTCACAATGGCGTAATTTGCAG GTTGGCTGGGATGAATCAACTGCTGGGGAAAGACGTAACCGCGTCTCTGTTTGGGATATTGAACCTGTAACAGCCCCATTTTTCATATGCCCGAGTCCACCCTTTTTCAGATCCAAACGGCCACGACAACCAGGAATGCCAG ATGATGAAACTTCTGATCTTGATAACATATTCAGGAGGACAATGCCTTGGCTTGGTGATGATTTTGGCATGAAGGATCCGCAAGCACTTCCTGGTCTAAGCTTAGTCCAGTGGATGAACATGCAGCAGAATTCTTCCCAGGGTAACTCAGGGCAGCCAAATTACATGAATTCCTTGCCTGGATCTGTTCTACCAAACTTTACAGGGCCAGATCTTTCACGCCAGTTAGGCTTTCAAACACCACAAATCCCCATGCAAAACAACATACAGTTCAATGCTCAGAGAACGACCCAACAAACTCAGCAGCTTGATCAGCTTCAGAAGCTAGCACCCTCCTCGTTAAATTCCATAAGTTCGATGATGCAGTcgcagcaacagcagcaacaacaacagatGACTGATATCACCCAGCAGCAGAGACAAAATTGCTCGAGTCAAACATTACCTGCAACCCAAGTTCAAACACAAAGCTTGCAACCACAAAATCAGATGTTGCAGCAGCAACCATCTATCCCAAATCATCAGCTGCACAGAAGCATGTCACAGAGCCTCCAGCAGCAACCACAACATCAGCAGCAAATTGTGAGTCAGACACAGCAGCAAAATATGATCTCATCACAGCAGTCTGATCAAGTTAGCCAACAATTACATATGTCAGAGAATCAAATCCAGATGCAGCTTCTACAGAAGCTTCACCAGCAACAGCAGTCTCTTTTAGCTCAGCATTCGGGTTTACAGCACCCTTCTCAACTTTCACAATTACAAGATCAGCAGAGACAGTTGTTAGATTCATCCCAGAGCTATTCAAGGTCCACAAGTACAAGCCAAGTGCAGGAAATGCCTCAAATGATAACCAGCTCACTCCCACAAACACATGCTATCCCTCAGGAAATGACGAGAAATAATAGTCAAACAAATTTCGGTTTCTCCCATCCATCCCAGCAGTCAAAGCTCCAACAGCAATCTGGTTTACTTCCAGAATTTTCTGGACATCTGGGGCATAACCAACCTCCAATGGCCAATCATTTCTCCGCAGGCGGAAGCAGCTTACTGACAGGAGCAGCAGGAGGTCAGTCTGGGATTACAGATGACGTTCCATCTTGTTCCACATCACCTTCCACAAACAATAGCCCAAATGTGATTCCATCAACAATAAATAATAGGGCAAGAAATTCCAACTTGGGTGATGAGTTGGCTCAGTCTTCTGCCATGCTACTAAATTATGGGAGTATGGAAACGTTCTCAGCCCATGCTAATTTAGCAAAAGATTCACACCAAAAGCCTGATATCAAGGCTACATTGAACATGTCCACGAGTCCGAGCCAAGGATTTTTGGCACCACAAACATTTCTAAATGCAGCTGGTACACAAATGGATTACTTGGACAGTTCATCTTCTGCAACTTCTGGTCGTCTTTCTCAGAATGACATCCATTTACAAAATAGTAACACACTGTGTTTCAATTCGCAATCTATCCCCTTCAGAGATTCTAGTCATGAAGGAGAGGTTCATGTTGATCCCCGAAACAATATTCCATATGAGGCAAATATTGCTAGTCAGTTGAACATGTCCATGATTCCTGATACTATGATTGGTAAGGAATTGAATGGATCAGGAAAGGATTTCTCCAATAATCTTTCATCAGATGGAGGTATGCTATCCAATTATGAGAACCCCAAGGAAGCTCAGCCTGAGCTTTCTTCGTCAATTGTTTCTCAGTCATTTGGAGTGCCGGATATGGCATTCAATTCAATCGACTCCACAATGAATGATAGCAGTTTCTTGAATAGTGGTGCCTGGGCTCCAGCACCACAATTTCAGCGAATGAGGACATATACCAAA GTATACAAGCGTGGAGCAGTTGGAAGATCAATTGATATTGCTCGTTACTCAGGATACGAGGAACTGAAACGAGATTTGGCTCGTAGATTTGGTATTGAAGGGCAGCTAGAAGATCGACATCGGATAGGGTGGAAACTGGTTTATGTGGATTTAGAAAACGATGTGCTGCTTGTTGGGGATGACCCTTGGGA GGAGTTTGTGAACTGTGTCCGCTGCATCAAGATTCTTTCTCCTCAAGAAGTACAACAGATGAGCTTGGATGGAGATTTCGGAAACAGTGCTCTTCCAAATCAAGCCTGCAGCAGCTCTGATGGCGGAAATGTGTAA
- the LOC141692273 gene encoding auxin response factor 19-like isoform X2, whose protein sequence is MNMKWENTDRVAASMKKDVDAQIPNYPNLPSKLLCLLHNVTLHADPETDEVYAQMTLQPVPSFDKDSLLRSDLSMKANKPQTEFFCKTLTASDTSTHGGFSVPRRAAEKIFPPLDFTMQPPAQELVARDLHDNVWTFRHIYRGQPKRHLLTTGWSLFVSGKRLFAGDSVLFIRDEKQQLLLGIRRANRQPPNLSSSVLSSDSMHIGILAAAAHAAANNSPFTVFYNPRASPSEFVIPLAKYYKAVCSSQISLGMRFRMMFETEESGTRRYMGTITGISDLDSVRWKNSQWRNLQVGWDESTAGERRNRVSVWDIEPVTAPFFICPSPPFFRSKRPRQPGMPDDETSDLDNIFRRTMPWLGDDFGMKDPQALPGLSLVQWMNMQQNSSQGNSGQPNYMNSLPGSVLPNFTGPDLSRQLGFQTPQIPMQNNIQFNAQRTTQQTQQLDQLQKLAPSSLNSISSMMQSQQQQQQQQMTDITQQQRQNCSSQTLPATQVQTQSLQPQNQMLQQQPSIPNHQLHRSMSQSLQQQPQHQQQIVSQTQQQNMISSQQSDQVSQQLHMSENQIQMQLLQKLHQQQQSLLAQHSGLQHPSQLSQLQDQQRQLLDSSQSYSRSTSTSQVQEMPQMITSSLPQTHAIPQEMTRNNSQTNFGFSHPSQQSKLQQQSGLLPEFSGHLGHNQPPMANHFSAGGSSLLTGAAGGQSGITDDVPSCSTSPSTNNSPNVIPSTINNRARNSNLGDELAQSSAMLLNYGSMETFSAHANLAKDSHQKPDIKATLNMSTSPSQGFLAPQTFLNAAGTQMDYLDSSSSATSGRLSQNDIHLQNSNTLCFNSQSIPFRDSSHEGEVHVDPRNNIPYEANIASQLNMSMIPDTMIGKELNGSGKDFSNNLSSDGGMLSNYENPKEAQPELSSSIVSQSFGVPDMAFNSIDSTMNDSSFLNSGAWAPAPQFQRMRTYTKVYKRGAVGRSIDIARYSGYEELKRDLARRFGIEGQLEDRHRIGWKLVYVDLENDVLLVGDDPWEEFVNCVRCIKILSPQEVQQMSLDGDFGNSALPNQACSSSDGGNV, encoded by the exons ATGAATATGAAGTGGGAGAATACTGACCGG GTGGCAGCATCTATGAAGAAGGATGTAGATGCTCAAATTCCAAACTATCCTAATCTTCCCTCAAAGCTGTTGTGCCTGCTTCACAATGTGACATTACAT GCTGACCCTGAAACAGATGAGGTCTATGCTCAGATGACACTCCAGCCCGTTCCTTCG TTTGACAAGGATTCGCTGCTAAGATCTGATCTGTCAATGAAAGCGAATAAACCGCAAACAGAATTCTTCTGTAAAACTTTGACCGCAAGTGATACAAGCACACATGGTGGATTTTCTGTCCCCCGGCGTGCAGCAGAGAAAATTTTCCCTCCACTT GATTTCACCATGCAACCACCTGCTCAAGAACTTGTTGCTAGGGATTTGCATGACAATGTTTGGACATTTCGTCATATTTACCGTG GGCAACCAAAACGTCACTTGCTTACTACTGGGTGGAGTTTGTTTGTGAGCGGTAAGAGGCTTTTTGCAGGGGACTCTGTATTATTTATTAG GGATGAAAAGCAACAGCTTTTGTTGGGTATTAGACGGGCGAATCGCCAACCCCCTAATTTATCATCGTCAGTGTTATCTAGTGATAGCATGCATATAGGAATTTTGGCTGCAGCCGCCCATGCAGCTGCCAACAATAGTCCATTTACAGTATTTTATAATCCAAG GGCTAGTCCATCAGAATTTGTGATTCCTTTAGCTAAGTACTACAAAGCAGTATGTAGTAGCCAAATTTCTCTTGGTATGCGTTTTCGGATGATGTTTGAAACTGAGGAGTCAGGCACCAGAAG GTATATGGGCACAATTACAGGAATCAGTGACCTGGACTCTGTGAGATGGAAGAACTCACAATGGCGTAATTTGCAG GTTGGCTGGGATGAATCAACTGCTGGGGAAAGACGTAACCGCGTCTCTGTTTGGGATATTGAACCTGTAACAGCCCCATTTTTCATATGCCCGAGTCCACCCTTTTTCAGATCCAAACGGCCACGACAACCAGGAATGCCAG ATGATGAAACTTCTGATCTTGATAACATATTCAGGAGGACAATGCCTTGGCTTGGTGATGATTTTGGCATGAAGGATCCGCAAGCACTTCCTGGTCTAAGCTTAGTCCAGTGGATGAACATGCAGCAGAATTCTTCCCAGGGTAACTCAGGGCAGCCAAATTACATGAATTCCTTGCCTGGATCTGTTCTACCAAACTTTACAGGGCCAGATCTTTCACGCCAGTTAGGCTTTCAAACACCACAAATCCCCATGCAAAACAACATACAGTTCAATGCTCAGAGAACGACCCAACAAACTCAGCAGCTTGATCAGCTTCAGAAGCTAGCACCCTCCTCGTTAAATTCCATAAGTTCGATGATGCAGTcgcagcaacagcagcaacaacaacagatGACTGATATCACCCAGCAGCAGAGACAAAATTGCTCGAGTCAAACATTACCTGCAACCCAAGTTCAAACACAAAGCTTGCAACCACAAAATCAGATGTTGCAGCAGCAACCATCTATCCCAAATCATCAGCTGCACAGAAGCATGTCACAGAGCCTCCAGCAGCAACCACAACATCAGCAGCAAATTGTGAGTCAGACACAGCAGCAAAATATGATCTCATCACAGCAGTCTGATCAAGTTAGCCAACAATTACATATGTCAGAGAATCAAATCCAGATGCAGCTTCTACAGAAGCTTCACCAGCAACAGCAGTCTCTTTTAGCTCAGCATTCGGGTTTACAGCACCCTTCTCAACTTTCACAATTACAAGATCAGCAGAGACAGTTGTTAGATTCATCCCAGAGCTATTCAAGGTCCACAAGTACAAGCCAAGTGCAGGAAATGCCTCAAATGATAACCAGCTCACTCCCACAAACACATGCTATCCCTCAGGAAATGACGAGAAATAATAGTCAAACAAATTTCGGTTTCTCCCATCCATCCCAGCAGTCAAAGCTCCAACAGCAATCTGGTTTACTTCCAGAATTTTCTGGACATCTGGGGCATAACCAACCTCCAATGGCCAATCATTTCTCCGCAGGCGGAAGCAGCTTACTGACAGGAGCAGCAGGAGGTCAGTCTGGGATTACAGATGACGTTCCATCTTGTTCCACATCACCTTCCACAAACAATAGCCCAAATGTGATTCCATCAACAATAAATAATAGGGCAAGAAATTCCAACTTGGGTGATGAGTTGGCTCAGTCTTCTGCCATGCTACTAAATTATGGGAGTATGGAAACGTTCTCAGCCCATGCTAATTTAGCAAAAGATTCACACCAAAAGCCTGATATCAAGGCTACATTGAACATGTCCACGAGTCCGAGCCAAGGATTTTTGGCACCACAAACATTTCTAAATGCAGCTGGTACACAAATGGATTACTTGGACAGTTCATCTTCTGCAACTTCTGGTCGTCTTTCTCAGAATGACATCCATTTACAAAATAGTAACACACTGTGTTTCAATTCGCAATCTATCCCCTTCAGAGATTCTAGTCATGAAGGAGAGGTTCATGTTGATCCCCGAAACAATATTCCATATGAGGCAAATATTGCTAGTCAGTTGAACATGTCCATGATTCCTGATACTATGATTGGTAAGGAATTGAATGGATCAGGAAAGGATTTCTCCAATAATCTTTCATCAGATGGAGGTATGCTATCCAATTATGAGAACCCCAAGGAAGCTCAGCCTGAGCTTTCTTCGTCAATTGTTTCTCAGTCATTTGGAGTGCCGGATATGGCATTCAATTCAATCGACTCCACAATGAATGATAGCAGTTTCTTGAATAGTGGTGCCTGGGCTCCAGCACCACAATTTCAGCGAATGAGGACATATACCAAA GTATACAAGCGTGGAGCAGTTGGAAGATCAATTGATATTGCTCGTTACTCAGGATACGAGGAACTGAAACGAGATTTGGCTCGTAGATTTGGTATTGAAGGGCAGCTAGAAGATCGACATCGGATAGGGTGGAAACTGGTTTATGTGGATTTAGAAAACGATGTGCTGCTTGTTGGGGATGACCCTTGGGA GGAGTTTGTGAACTGTGTCCGCTGCATCAAGATTCTTTCTCCTCAAGAAGTACAACAGATGAGCTTGGATGGAGATTTCGGAAACAGTGCTCTTCCAAATCAAGCCTGCAGCAGCTCTGATGGCGGAAATGTGTAA
- the LOC141689525 gene encoding FCS-Like Zinc finger 14-like, producing MAELRGNKRSLSRNLSFLSPIDQTQVPINVPPKSSKKFESGVDGVVGLGIVAAMTQLDDPFKSTRPGILGVSPRSNPIPIFRNLGDSNSGNDDGSNLEDDMELSEEYTCVISHIGNNLIKKREYFDGNLTSKKETTVVGTNIWVNSGVFYAASPPVGGFAAKAVFGAADFLSSCYLCKKQLHGLDIFMYRGEKAFCSAECRCKQILTDEHKEKRRSRVKKQREYSVSPCSGPMQFFAGVAAA from the exons ATGGCTGAATTGAGGGGAAACAAGAGGAGTTTATCTAGAAATCTTTCGTTTTTGAGCCCTATTGATCAAACCCAAGTCCCAATTAATGTTCCCCCAAAATCATCCAAGAAATTTGAAAGTGGGGTTGATGGGGTTGTGGGTCTTGGAATTGTAGCTGCTATGACCCAATTGGATGACCCTTTTAAGTCGACCCGACCCGGAATCTTGGGTGTTTCTCCAAGATCCAATCCTATCCCTATTTTTCGAAATTTGGGTGACTCTAATAGTGGGAATGATGATGGGTCTAATTTGGAGGACGATATGGAGTTATCTGAGGAGTATACCTGTGTTATTTCGCATATTGGGAATAATTTGATTAAGAAAAGAGAGTATTTTGATGGGAATTTGACTAGTAAGAAGGAGACAACTGTTGTTGGTACTAATATTTGGGTGAATTCCGGTGTGTTTTATGCTGCCTCGCCTCCGGTGGGGGGGTTTGCAGCTAAGGCTGTTTTTGGGGCTGCTGATTTTTTGAGTTCTTGTTATCTTTGCAAGAAGCAGCTTCACGGGTTGGACATTTTCATGTATAG GGGTGAAAAGGCTTTTTGTAGCGCAGAGTGCCGCTGCAAGCAGATATTAACTGATGAGCACAAGGAGAAACGCAGATCCAGGGTGAAAAAACAACGCGAGTACTCTGTTTCACCCTGCTCCGGGCCAATGCAGTTTTTTGCTGGGGTGGCTGCGGCATAA